A window of Parafrankia irregularis contains these coding sequences:
- a CDS encoding STM4011 family radical SAM protein, which produces MQLTILYRGPLASCDYDCSYCPFAKRRDTPAQLRADRAALERFTGWVREQEHGVSVLFTPWGEGLTRSWYRRALVELSHLPHVGRVAIQTNLSHRVDWTSDADPSRLALWATYHPSQVSYVRFLGRCLDLAARGVRFSAGIVGQPEHLDAARRLRADLPRHVYLWVNAASGHTYTDTEAADWAQIDPLFAYSRTPHPSRGLPCRTGATVVSVDGTGTVRRCHFVPAVLGNLYDGSFRPAPRPRPCPLDVCDCHIGYVHLETLDLYRTFADGVLERIPALRPRDLGPARSGLADQAWSEGAGSAAQTSESAQEQAAEAG; this is translated from the coding sequence ATGCAGCTGACCATCCTCTACCGTGGGCCGCTCGCGAGCTGCGACTACGACTGCTCCTACTGTCCGTTCGCGAAGCGCCGCGACACCCCGGCGCAGCTGCGGGCGGACCGGGCCGCGCTGGAGCGTTTCACCGGCTGGGTCCGGGAGCAGGAGCACGGCGTCTCGGTGCTGTTCACGCCGTGGGGTGAGGGCCTCACCCGCTCCTGGTATCGGCGGGCGCTGGTGGAGCTCAGCCACCTCCCGCACGTCGGGCGGGTCGCGATCCAGACCAACCTCAGCCACCGCGTCGACTGGACGAGTGATGCTGATCCGTCCCGGCTCGCGCTGTGGGCCACCTACCACCCGAGCCAGGTGTCATACGTTCGGTTCCTCGGCCGCTGCCTCGACCTGGCCGCCCGCGGGGTGCGTTTCAGCGCCGGCATCGTGGGCCAGCCCGAGCACCTGGACGCCGCCCGCCGCCTGCGCGCCGATCTGCCCCGGCACGTATACCTGTGGGTGAACGCGGCCAGCGGCCACACCTACACCGACACCGAGGCCGCCGACTGGGCCCAGATCGACCCGCTGTTCGCTTACAGCCGCACCCCACACCCCAGCCGCGGCCTGCCCTGCCGCACCGGCGCGACCGTCGTGTCCGTGGACGGCACCGGCACGGTCCGGCGCTGTCACTTCGTCCCGGCCGTGCTGGGGAACCTGTACGACGGCTCGTTCCGCCCGGCGCCGCGGCCCCGGCCGTGCCCCCTGGACGTCTGCGACTGCCACATCGGCTACGTCCACCTGGAGACGCTCGATCTGTACCGCACCTTCGCCGACGGAGTCCTCGAACGCATCCCCGCCCTCCGGCCCCGCGACCTGGGGCCTGCCAGATCAGGCCTGGCTGATCAAGCGTGGTCCGAAGGTGCGGGCTCAGCGGCCCAGACGTCGGAGAGTGCGCAGGAGCAGGCGGCCGAAGCCGGTTAG